The Alteriqipengyuania halimionae genome contains a region encoding:
- the mutS gene encoding DNA mismatch repair protein MutS, translated as MAKNASPAPTPMMAQYLALKEQAGDCLLFYRMGDFFELFFDDAKTAAGVLDIALTTRGEHGGEPVPMCGVPVHAAESYLARLIKGGCRVAIAEQTETPDEAKARAKREGSPVSKALVARDIVRFVTAGTLTEEALLEPRRANMLAAIAPVRGSVGIAAVDISTGRMELEECEEGALGAVLARIGASEVIAPEDAAFPLDDAIHRDGREFASEAGAKRLRTIHGVATLDGFGHFTRAMLAAAGGLIAYLDHVGRGALPLLLPPVVRDGAGALAMDAATRASLEILEAHGGGRKGSLIAVIDRCVTGAGARQLAEDLAAPLTNRTAIGERLALVGWLHAAPLLREELRTALKSLPDVGRALGRVVAGRGSPRDLGQLRDGLDMARRVHDRLGAENDRPALLDALLPDLAGHGALVDLFGRALVPSPPTERAKGGFIAEGYDHALDDLRQTSGNARRAIAALEAKYRDETGIGSLKIKHNGVLGYFIEVPAKHGDALMAPDSGFTHRQTLANAVRFNSLGLHEEASRIAEAGAHALAAEEAHFEELVGEAIASREAIARTAAALARIDVAAGAAERAAEGGWARPEIVDAPSLAIEGGRHPVVEAALSASGERFVANDCGLAHDDRLWLVGGPNMGGKSTFLRQNALIVLLAQAGSFVPADAAKIGLVDRLFSRVGAADNLARGRSTFMVEMVETAAILSQATERSFVILDEVGRGTSTYDGLALAWAVVEAVHDTIRCRCLFATHYHELSLMADRCDALSLHYVRAREWKGDLVLLHEVAEGSADRSYGLAVAKLAGVPAPVVKRARAVLDKLEKGRAETGGIAAGLGDLPLFAAAAEAEEEQCDTLRESLRALDIDALSPRDALEKLYELKREVGED; from the coding sequence ATGGCCAAGAATGCTTCACCCGCTCCCACGCCCATGATGGCGCAATATCTCGCGCTGAAGGAGCAGGCGGGCGATTGCCTGCTGTTCTATCGCATGGGCGATTTCTTCGAGCTGTTCTTCGACGATGCAAAAACGGCCGCCGGTGTGCTCGACATCGCGCTGACGACGCGCGGCGAGCATGGCGGAGAGCCCGTGCCGATGTGCGGGGTGCCGGTTCACGCGGCGGAGAGCTATCTCGCGCGGTTGATCAAGGGCGGGTGTCGTGTCGCAATCGCCGAGCAGACCGAAACCCCCGACGAAGCCAAGGCTCGGGCGAAGCGCGAGGGATCGCCGGTATCCAAGGCATTGGTGGCGCGCGACATCGTTCGCTTCGTCACCGCGGGAACGCTGACCGAGGAAGCGCTGCTCGAACCGCGCCGGGCGAACATGCTCGCCGCGATCGCACCGGTGCGGGGCAGCGTCGGTATTGCCGCAGTCGATATCTCGACCGGTCGGATGGAGCTTGAGGAATGCGAGGAAGGCGCGCTCGGCGCGGTGCTCGCGCGGATCGGTGCGAGCGAAGTGATCGCGCCCGAAGACGCGGCGTTTCCACTCGACGATGCGATCCATCGGGATGGCCGCGAATTCGCCAGCGAAGCCGGGGCGAAGCGGCTGCGCACCATTCACGGCGTCGCCACGCTCGACGGCTTCGGTCACTTCACCCGTGCCATGCTTGCCGCAGCGGGCGGGCTGATCGCCTATCTGGACCATGTCGGGCGCGGCGCTTTGCCGCTATTGCTGCCGCCGGTCGTGCGCGACGGTGCCGGCGCGCTGGCGATGGATGCCGCAACTCGAGCGAGCCTCGAAATCCTCGAAGCACATGGCGGTGGTCGCAAGGGCAGCCTGATCGCGGTGATCGATCGCTGCGTAACCGGCGCGGGCGCGCGTCAACTGGCCGAGGATCTGGCCGCGCCGTTGACAAATCGCACGGCGATCGGCGAGCGGCTAGCGCTGGTCGGATGGCTCCATGCGGCGCCGCTGCTGCGCGAGGAATTGCGGACCGCACTCAAATCGCTGCCCGATGTCGGGCGCGCGCTGGGGCGGGTGGTCGCCGGGCGCGGCAGTCCGCGTGATCTCGGGCAATTGCGCGACGGGCTCGATATGGCGCGGAGGGTTCATGACCGGCTGGGCGCAGAAAACGATCGTCCCGCACTGCTAGATGCGTTGCTCCCCGATCTCGCCGGCCATGGCGCGCTGGTCGATCTGTTCGGTCGCGCGCTCGTCCCGTCGCCGCCGACAGAGCGGGCCAAAGGCGGTTTCATCGCCGAAGGCTACGACCATGCCCTAGACGATCTGCGCCAGACCTCGGGCAATGCCCGCCGTGCGATCGCCGCGCTCGAAGCCAAATATCGCGACGAAACCGGGATCGGCTCGCTCAAGATCAAGCACAACGGCGTGCTCGGCTATTTCATCGAAGTGCCCGCCAAGCACGGCGATGCGCTGATGGCACCCGATAGCGGGTTCACCCATCGGCAGACACTCGCCAATGCAGTGCGGTTCAATTCGCTCGGCCTTCACGAGGAAGCGAGCCGGATCGCTGAAGCGGGCGCGCACGCGCTGGCAGCCGAGGAAGCGCATTTCGAGGAACTGGTGGGCGAGGCGATCGCATCACGCGAGGCCATCGCTCGCACTGCCGCTGCGCTCGCCCGGATCGATGTTGCCGCAGGCGCAGCCGAACGGGCGGCCGAAGGCGGCTGGGCGCGCCCTGAAATCGTCGATGCGCCCAGCCTCGCGATCGAGGGCGGGCGGCACCCGGTAGTCGAAGCCGCGCTGTCGGCAAGCGGGGAGCGCTTCGTGGCAAATGATTGCGGGCTCGCCCACGACGATCGGCTGTGGCTGGTCGGCGGCCCGAACATGGGCGGTAAATCGACCTTCCTGCGCCAGAACGCGCTGATCGTGCTGCTCGCGCAGGCCGGATCTTTCGTGCCAGCCGATGCGGCGAAGATCGGGCTGGTCGATCGACTGTTCAGCCGGGTCGGCGCGGCTGACAATCTGGCGCGCGGGCGCTCAACCTTCATGGTTGAGATGGTCGAAACCGCCGCGATCCTGTCGCAGGCCACCGAACGCAGTTTCGTAATCCTCGACGAAGTCGGGCGCGGCACTTCGACTTATGACGGGCTCGCGCTCGCCTGGGCGGTGGTGGAGGCGGTTCATGACACGATCCGCTGTCGCTGCCTGTTCGCCACGCATTATCACGAGCTCTCGCTGATGGCGGATCGCTGCGACGCGCTTTCCCTGCATTACGTCCGCGCACGCGAATGGAAGGGCGACCTCGTTCTGCTCCACGAAGTCGCCGAAGGCTCGGCCGATCGGTCCTACGGGCTCGCCGTCGCCAAGCTCGCCGGTGTTCCGGCTCCGGTGGTCAAACGTGCGCGCGCGGTGCTTGACAAGCTCGAGAAGGGCCGTGCCGAAACCGGCGGAATTGCCGCAGGTCTGGGCGATCTGCCGCTCTTCGCCGCGGCGGCGGAGGCCGAGGAAGAGCAGTGCGATACCTTGCGCGAAAGCCTGCGCGCGCTCGATATCGATGCACTGAGCCCTCGCGATGCATTGGAAAAGCTTTATGAATTGAAGCGCGAGGTGGGTGAGGACTAA
- a CDS encoding YidH family protein encodes MAQDDPPVDGDDKSTHWAEFRTDLAEDRTIQATERTFAGWMRTAFAAIGIGLAFRAVFGQFDPPWLAKAIATMFVVMGAIIAFTAERRACRTFSRLDPHEIDRPDTPNIRWMAWSVVAGAVVLIAGFWILNDGSIGA; translated from the coding sequence ATGGCACAGGACGATCCCCCGGTCGACGGCGACGACAAGAGCACCCATTGGGCGGAGTTCCGCACCGATCTGGCCGAGGACCGCACGATCCAGGCGACCGAGCGGACATTTGCCGGTTGGATGCGCACCGCATTTGCCGCGATCGGTATCGGCCTCGCGTTTCGCGCCGTGTTCGGCCAGTTCGATCCGCCCTGGCTGGCCAAGGCGATCGCGACGATGTTCGTGGTCATGGGCGCGATCATCGCCTTCACGGCAGAGCGGCGCGCGTGCCGAACGTTCTCGCGCCTCGACCCACATGAAATCGACCGCCCCGACACGCCGAACATACGCTGGATGGCATGGTCGGTCGTTGCCGGAGCGGTCGTCTTGATCGCGGGCTTCTGGATCCTCAACGACGGATCGATCGGAGCCTAA
- a CDS encoding 3-hydroxyacyl-CoA dehydrogenase NAD-binding domain-containing protein, whose product MTTIAVIGAGQMGTGIAQTVAQNGMKVLLADIDREHAEAGKAKIDAALAKQVGRGKIEAADADAALVRIEPVADYSPMSEASFIIEAATEREEIKAKIFEQASKVLADDAILASNTSSIPITRMANHSPDPKRFIGLHFFNPVPVMGLIEVIPGLATAQETTDRTIAFAEGLGKEVVLSQDEPGFVVNRILLPMINEAIFVLGQSTANIADIDKGCRLGLNHPMGPLELADFVGLDTCFEIIKVLYDTTGDSKYRPAPLLVKYVEAGWLGRKAGRGFYDYSGESPVPTR is encoded by the coding sequence ATGACGACCATCGCGGTTATCGGCGCGGGCCAGATGGGCACCGGCATAGCCCAGACGGTTGCCCAGAACGGCATGAAGGTGCTGCTGGCTGATATCGATCGGGAGCATGCCGAAGCAGGCAAGGCGAAGATTGACGCGGCGCTCGCCAAGCAGGTCGGTCGCGGCAAGATCGAAGCTGCCGATGCAGACGCCGCGCTGGTCCGGATCGAGCCGGTCGCCGATTATAGCCCGATGAGCGAGGCGAGCTTCATCATCGAGGCGGCGACCGAGCGCGAAGAAATCAAGGCCAAGATATTCGAACAAGCCAGCAAGGTTCTGGCCGACGATGCGATCCTGGCCTCGAACACCAGTTCGATCCCGATCACGCGCATGGCCAATCATTCGCCCGACCCGAAGCGCTTCATCGGGCTGCATTTCTTCAATCCGGTGCCCGTCATGGGCCTGATCGAAGTAATCCCCGGCCTCGCCACCGCGCAGGAGACGACCGATCGGACGATCGCCTTCGCCGAAGGCCTGGGCAAGGAAGTGGTGCTGTCGCAGGACGAGCCCGGCTTCGTCGTCAACCGCATTCTGCTGCCGATGATCAACGAGGCGATCTTCGTCCTCGGCCAGTCGACCGCCAATATCGCCGATATCGACAAGGGTTGCCGCCTCGGTCTCAACCATCCGATGGGCCCGCTCGAACTCGCCGATTTCGTCGGTCTCGATACCTGCTTCGAGATCATCAAGGTGCTTTACGACACCACTGGAGACAGCAAGTACCGCCCTGCCCCGCTGCTGGTGAAATATGTCGAAGCGGGTTGGCTCGGGCGCAAAGCGGGTCGCGGATTCTACGATTACAGCGGCGAGAGCCCGGTGCCCACGCGCTAG
- a CDS encoding cob(I)yrinic acid a,c-diamide adenosyltransferase, with translation MVKLNKIYTRTGDDGTTGLVDGSRCPKSSLRIAAIGSVDEANSAIGLAVCAVGSEAATDLTRIQNDLFDCGADLATPAAEDDDFAPGEMVLRIVPAQVEWLERAIDALNDTLDPLTSFILPGGSEAAGRIHLARAITRRAERDVAALAAEDRLNPAALQYMNRLSDYLFTLARAINAGGPGDVLWVPGANR, from the coding sequence ATGGTCAAGCTCAACAAGATCTACACCAGGACAGGCGATGACGGGACGACGGGTCTGGTCGACGGTTCGCGATGCCCGAAAAGCTCGCTGCGGATCGCGGCAATCGGGTCGGTCGACGAAGCCAACAGCGCGATCGGGCTTGCCGTCTGCGCCGTCGGAAGCGAGGCCGCGACCGATCTGACCCGGATCCAGAACGACCTGTTCGATTGCGGCGCCGATCTCGCCACGCCGGCAGCGGAGGACGACGATTTCGCACCCGGCGAAATGGTGCTGCGGATCGTCCCCGCACAGGTCGAATGGCTCGAACGTGCGATCGACGCGCTCAACGATACGCTTGACCCGCTGACCAGCTTTATCCTCCCGGGCGGAAGCGAGGCTGCGGGGCGCATCCACCTGGCCCGTGCGATCACCCGCCGTGCCGAGCGCGACGTCGCCGCGCTGGCAGCAGAGGATCGCCTCAATCCGGCTGCGCTCCAATATATGAACCGCCTGTCGGACTATCTCTTCACTCTCGCCCGCGCGATCAACGCCGGCGGCCCAGGCGATGTGCTGTGGGTCCCGGGCGCGAACCGCTGA
- a CDS encoding HIG1 domain-containing protein has protein sequence MNTFLIFLLVVFVGFVVFSLVRGVVAFLQTTKLDLESDGDHVARMQKRQNEMMFARIKWQALAVVVVAVLLMLNN, from the coding sequence ATGAACACTTTTCTCATCTTCCTCCTCGTTGTGTTTGTCGGTTTCGTCGTCTTCAGCCTCGTGCGCGGGGTGGTCGCGTTTCTCCAGACAACCAAGCTCGACCTTGAAAGCGATGGAGACCACGTGGCCCGGATGCAGAAGCGCCAGAACGAAATGATGTTCGCACGCATCAAGTGGCAGGCGCTCGCCGTGGTGGTGGTCGCGGTCCTGCTGATGCTGAACAACTGA
- the gluQRS gene encoding tRNA glutamyl-Q(34) synthetase GluQRS, whose protein sequence is MTTVTRFAPSPNGPLHLGHAYAALVAHDLAHERDGEFLIRVEDIDGERSRDEWIEEHLADLAWLGIESDRPVVRQSERLESYDAALDRLKADGLLYPCRCTRAEISAAMRADGPEGPVYPGTCKKHRGDIPDDRPWAWRLDMEQATARTGALFWEDEIAGIIDARPERFGDVILARKDAPASYHLAATLDDAAQGVTLVTRGADLFEATDIHRLLIALLDLPVPHWHHHGLLVEEDGRKLAKRRGSGEDGAGLSDRRRAGEDGIALADALRAQRFPAGITLSQSLSGSA, encoded by the coding sequence ATGACCACGGTCACCCGCTTCGCCCCCAGCCCCAACGGCCCTTTGCATCTGGGCCACGCCTATGCCGCGCTGGTCGCCCACGATCTCGCGCACGAACGGGACGGGGAATTCCTGATCCGGGTGGAGGACATCGATGGCGAACGCAGCCGCGACGAATGGATCGAGGAGCACCTCGCCGATCTCGCCTGGCTGGGAATCGAAAGCGACCGCCCGGTGGTGCGACAGTCCGAACGGCTCGAAAGCTACGACGCGGCGCTCGACCGGCTCAAGGCCGACGGACTGCTCTATCCGTGCCGCTGCACCCGCGCCGAGATTTCAGCCGCGATGCGCGCGGACGGACCCGAAGGGCCGGTCTATCCGGGCACCTGCAAGAAACACAGGGGTGACATTCCCGACGATCGCCCCTGGGCATGGCGGCTCGACATGGAGCAAGCGACCGCGCGCACAGGTGCGCTGTTCTGGGAAGACGAGATCGCGGGGATCATCGATGCACGGCCCGAACGGTTCGGCGACGTGATCCTTGCGCGCAAGGACGCACCAGCTTCGTACCATCTTGCCGCCACGCTGGACGATGCGGCGCAGGGCGTTACGCTGGTGACGCGCGGTGCCGACCTGTTCGAGGCGACCGACATTCACCGCCTGCTGATCGCGCTGCTCGACCTGCCGGTGCCGCACTGGCACCATCACGGCCTGCTGGTCGAAGAGGACGGCCGAAAGCTCGCAAAACGCCGCGGTTCTGGCGAGGACGGGGCGGGTCTTTCCGACCGCCGTCGCGCCGGAGAGGATGGCATCGCCCTCGCCGATGCGCTGCGGGCACAGCGTTTCCCCGCTGGCATTACGCTGTCGCAATCCCTATCTGGATCGGCATGA
- a CDS encoding HNH endonuclease, protein MFKAELLERAARFRSADEDPCRKLESCPALVLNADYTPLSYYPLSLWPWQTAIKAIFLDRVDVIASYDREVHSPNLDMQIPSVIALKQYVKPSEFPAFTRFNLFLRDRFACQFCGSMHNLTFDHVVPRRLGGKTTWENIATACAPCNMKKGGRTPKQAGMQLYAEPIRPTHWQLQQHGKMFPPNYLHETWRDWLYWDIELEA, encoded by the coding sequence GTGTTCAAGGCCGAACTTCTGGAACGGGCAGCGCGCTTTCGCAGTGCGGACGAGGATCCCTGCCGGAAGCTGGAGAGCTGTCCGGCCCTCGTCCTCAATGCCGACTACACCCCGCTTTCCTATTACCCGCTCAGCCTGTGGCCGTGGCAGACCGCAATCAAGGCGATCTTCCTCGATCGGGTGGACGTGATCGCGAGCTACGACCGCGAGGTCCATTCGCCCAATCTTGACATGCAGATCCCGAGCGTGATTGCGTTGAAGCAATATGTGAAGCCGTCCGAATTTCCGGCCTTCACCCGTTTCAACCTGTTCCTGCGCGATCGCTTCGCCTGCCAGTTCTGCGGCAGCATGCACAATCTGACCTTCGACCACGTCGTCCCGCGCCGGCTCGGCGGCAAGACCACGTGGGAGAACATCGCCACCGCCTGCGCGCCGTGCAACATGAAGAAGGGCGGCCGCACGCCCAAGCAGGCGGGCATGCAGCTCTATGCCGAGCCGATCCGGCCGACACACTGGCAGTTGCAACAGCACGGCAAGATGTTCCCGCCCAACTACCTCCATGAAACCTGGCGCGACTGGCTCTACTGGGACATCGAACTGGAGGCGTGA
- the rpoN gene encoding RNA polymerase factor sigma-54, which yields MSLGPRLDLRQSQSLVMTPQLQQAIKLLALSNLEIETFVGDALESNPLLDVGDQRREADSGEDAPAPEEHHADAMDGDSGALDIDESALDRDHDTGDWSAASGSAAGADDLPGLENESGDGPTLAEHLHAQIGPVAADERQALLAHAIVDAIDEAGYLSIKLREVAELLGVGESEAEQALELVQTLDPTGVGARSLSECLALQAREADRYDPCMARLIDHLDWLARGDFTRLRKLCNVDEDDFSDMLAELRRYDPKPGLQYGGGASAPVVPDVLLAPSDEGGWKIRINRDTLPRLVVNRDYFLELKQDCSDKHSRGWLSEKLADAKWLIKALDQRQKTILKVARAIVKAQDGFFRRGVSELKPLTLRTVAEEIEMHESTVSRVTSNKYLHCPRGTFELKYFFSSGVSSSDGEGASAEAVKAAIRGLTDAEDPKKILSDDALVALLKERGFDVARRTVAKYREAAGIGSSVQRRRAKKLAGR from the coding sequence ATGTCTCTCGGGCCGCGCCTGGACCTTCGCCAGTCGCAATCGCTGGTGATGACGCCGCAGCTGCAGCAGGCGATCAAGCTGCTGGCGCTGTCCAATCTCGAAATCGAGACCTTCGTCGGCGATGCGCTGGAGAGCAATCCGCTGCTCGATGTCGGCGACCAGCGGCGCGAAGCCGATTCCGGCGAGGACGCGCCCGCCCCCGAAGAACACCATGCCGATGCGATGGATGGCGATAGCGGTGCGCTCGACATCGACGAGAGCGCGCTCGACCGCGATCACGATACCGGCGACTGGTCGGCAGCATCGGGCAGCGCGGCCGGTGCCGACGATCTGCCGGGCCTCGAAAACGAAAGCGGTGACGGGCCGACGCTGGCCGAACATCTCCACGCGCAAATCGGCCCGGTCGCAGCCGACGAGCGACAAGCCCTGCTCGCGCACGCGATCGTCGATGCGATCGACGAGGCTGGATACCTTTCGATCAAGCTGCGCGAAGTGGCGGAACTGCTCGGCGTCGGCGAAAGCGAGGCCGAACAGGCGCTGGAACTGGTGCAGACGCTCGATCCGACCGGGGTCGGGGCGCGCTCGCTGTCCGAATGCCTGGCGCTGCAGGCCAGGGAAGCCGATCGCTACGATCCGTGCATGGCGCGGTTGATCGATCACCTCGACTGGCTCGCGCGCGGCGATTTCACGCGGTTGCGCAAGCTCTGCAATGTCGATGAGGACGATTTCTCCGACATGCTGGCCGAATTGCGCCGCTACGACCCCAAACCCGGCCTGCAATATGGCGGCGGGGCGAGCGCGCCGGTGGTGCCCGACGTGCTGCTCGCGCCGAGCGACGAGGGTGGCTGGAAAATCCGCATCAATCGCGACACGCTGCCGCGCCTGGTGGTCAATCGCGACTATTTCCTCGAACTGAAACAGGATTGCTCGGACAAACATTCTCGCGGGTGGCTTTCGGAAAAGCTGGCCGATGCGAAATGGCTGATCAAGGCGCTCGACCAGCGCCAGAAGACGATCCTGAAGGTCGCGCGCGCCATCGTGAAAGCGCAGGACGGCTTTTTCCGCCGCGGCGTGTCCGAACTGAAGCCGCTGACCCTGCGCACGGTAGCCGAAGAGATCGAGATGCACGAAAGCACGGTCAGCCGCGTGACCTCGAACAAATACCTCCATTGCCCACGCGGAACGTTCGAACTCAAGTATTTCTTCTCCAGCGGGGTGTCGTCATCGGACGGCGAAGGCGCCAGCGCCGAGGCGGTCAAGGCCGCGATCAGGGGGCTGACCGATGCCGAGGACCCGAAGAAGATCCTCTCCGACGATGCGCTGGTGGCGCTGCTGAAAGAGCGCGGCTTCGATGTCGCGCGCCGCACGGTCGCGAAATATCGCGAGGCCGCGGGGATCGGCAGCTCGGTGCAGCGGCGCCGCGCGAAGAAACTGGCGGGTCGATAG
- the lptB gene encoding LPS export ABC transporter ATP-binding protein, whose amino-acid sequence MPATSEDVSPAKAAEPIPQGGLEVVSIAKSYDKKQVLSDISLTVGKGEVLGLLGPNGAGKTTCFYSVMGLVKPDAGRILMDGIDVTGLPMYRRAILGLGYLPQETSIFRGLTVEQNIAAVLELVEPDKEVRASELERLLDEFGLTRLRESPAMALSGGERRRCEIARALAAKPSIMLLDEPFAGIDPLSISDIRDLVADLKTRGIGVLITDHNVRETLEIVDRACIIYGGQVLFAGSPEELVADENVRRLYLGENFEL is encoded by the coding sequence ATGCCTGCCACATCAGAAGACGTATCGCCTGCCAAGGCTGCCGAGCCGATCCCGCAAGGGGGGCTCGAAGTGGTCTCGATCGCCAAGAGCTACGACAAGAAGCAGGTCCTCTCGGACATCTCCCTGACCGTCGGCAAAGGCGAAGTGCTCGGCCTGCTCGGCCCCAATGGCGCGGGCAAGACGACCTGTTTCTATTCGGTGATGGGCCTCGTCAAACCCGATGCCGGGCGCATCCTGATGGACGGCATCGATGTGACGGGCCTGCCGATGTATCGCCGCGCGATCCTTGGTCTCGGTTACCTGCCGCAGGAAACCTCGATCTTTCGCGGGCTCACGGTCGAACAAAACATCGCCGCCGTGCTCGAGCTGGTCGAGCCCGACAAGGAAGTACGCGCCAGCGAGCTCGAACGCCTGCTCGACGAATTCGGCCTCACCCGCCTGCGCGAAAGCCCGGCCATGGCGCTCTCGGGCGGCGAACGCCGCCGCTGCGAAATCGCTCGCGCACTGGCGGCCAAGCCCTCGATCATGCTGCTCGACGAACCCTTCGCCGGGATCGACCCGCTCTCGATCAGCGACATTCGCGATCTCGTCGCCGATCTGAAGACCCGCGGGATCGGCGTGCTGATCACCGATCACAACGTGCGCGAAACGCTCGAAATTGTCGATCGCGCCTGCATCATCTATGGCGGACAGGTGCTGTTCGCCGGAAGCCCGGAAGAGCTCGTCGCCGACGAAAACGTGCGCCGCCTCTATCTCGGCGAGAACTTCGAGTTGTGA
- a CDS encoding mechanosensitive ion channel family protein has translation MLALWTAPAAALVPSAGSATESTPAATPATTQEIDAEAGAENDAAIARRLRGILAQLPAFEDVLIDVSEGVVVLSGTVPDEADKARAEEIAARISGVVTIENQLERDLSVDQAGGAIDSLASKLDGLRAMAPLAGVALLVAIAIAAFGYLLAGLTGLWRRIAPNPFLADLIASALRFVFVILGLVIALDMLGAGALLGAVLGGAGVIGIALGFAMRDTIENYVASLMLSLRQPFRANDHVVIDDLEGRVIRLTSRATVLMTLEGNHLRIPNGQVFKAVIVNYTRNPQRRFEFQLGIDADDDPDAARRVGREALAALPFVLADPAPEVRTVEVGDSNILLAFLAWVDQSDTDWHKAKSRAIGAVKKAVEDAGFAIPEPIYRLRFDSRTDPLPMSQVGEGKPAPQPAARKPATPAPTAEDEDVTPQNEIAELVEKERRTDTEPDKDLLDDGRPVE, from the coding sequence TTGCTCGCCCTGTGGACGGCGCCGGCGGCTGCGCTCGTCCCGAGTGCCGGTTCCGCGACCGAGAGTACCCCTGCTGCAACGCCTGCCACCACGCAGGAAATCGATGCAGAGGCCGGCGCGGAGAACGATGCGGCGATCGCTCGCCGCCTGCGTGGCATCCTCGCCCAACTGCCGGCTTTCGAAGACGTGTTGATCGATGTCAGCGAGGGCGTCGTCGTCCTTTCGGGCACCGTGCCCGACGAGGCGGACAAGGCCCGCGCGGAGGAGATCGCGGCGCGCATCTCCGGCGTGGTGACGATCGAGAACCAGCTGGAGCGCGATCTGTCGGTCGATCAGGCCGGCGGGGCGATCGATTCGCTGGCCTCGAAGCTCGATGGTCTGCGCGCGATGGCGCCGCTGGCGGGAGTCGCGCTGCTGGTGGCGATCGCGATCGCCGCGTTCGGATATTTGCTGGCCGGGCTGACCGGCTTGTGGCGGCGGATCGCGCCCAATCCGTTTCTCGCCGATCTGATCGCATCCGCGCTGCGCTTCGTGTTCGTGATCCTCGGGCTGGTGATCGCGCTCGACATGCTCGGTGCCGGCGCCTTGCTCGGCGCGGTGCTGGGCGGAGCGGGCGTGATCGGGATCGCGCTCGGTTTCGCGATGCGCGACACGATCGAGAATTACGTTGCTTCGCTGATGCTCAGCCTGCGCCAGCCCTTCCGAGCCAACGACCATGTGGTGATCGACGATCTCGAAGGCCGCGTGATCCGGCTGACCAGTCGTGCGACGGTGCTGATGACGCTCGAGGGCAACCATTTGCGCATTCCCAACGGGCAGGTCTTCAAGGCGGTGATCGTCAATTACACGCGCAACCCGCAGCGGCGGTTCGAATTCCAGCTCGGGATCGATGCTGACGACGATCCCGATGCCGCACGGAGGGTGGGGCGCGAGGCGTTGGCGGCGCTTCCCTTCGTGCTGGCCGATCCGGCTCCCGAGGTACGGACGGTCGAGGTCGGCGATTCGAACATCCTGCTCGCCTTCCTCGCTTGGGTCGATCAGTCCGATACCGACTGGCACAAGGCCAAGAGCCGGGCGATCGGCGCGGTCAAGAAGGCGGTCGAGGACGCCGGGTTCGCGATCCCCGAGCCGATCTACCGTCTGCGCTTCGATTCGCGCACTGATCCACTGCCGATGTCGCAGGTTGGCGAGGGCAAACCTGCGCCCCAGCCTGCCGCTCGAAAGCCAGCCACACCGGCGCCGACCGCCGAAGACGAGGACGTCACTCCGCAAAACGAGATTGCCGAACTGGTGGAAAAGGAACGGCGCACCGACACCGAGCCGGACAAGGACCTGCTCGATGACGGGCGCCCGGTCGAGTGA
- the ppa gene encoding inorganic diphosphatase — translation MRIDKIPTGDNPPESLNVIIEVPTGGEPVKYEFDKESGALFVDRILHTPMRYPANYGFVPHTLSPDGDPLDALVIARSPFIAGCVVRARPIGVLNLEDEHGGDEKLICVPVDTTFPYYSDVGETKDLPSIIFQQIEHFFTHYKDLEAEKWVRVGEWGDAAEAKRIVLESIERAKQ, via the coding sequence ATGCGCATCGACAAGATCCCGACCGGCGACAATCCGCCCGAAAGCCTCAACGTCATCATCGAAGTGCCGACCGGCGGCGAACCCGTGAAGTACGAGTTCGACAAGGAATCGGGCGCGTTGTTCGTCGATCGCATCCTCCACACGCCGATGCGCTACCCCGCGAACTACGGCTTCGTGCCGCACACACTGTCGCCCGATGGCGACCCGCTCGACGCGCTGGTGATCGCACGAAGCCCCTTCATCGCGGGCTGCGTGGTGCGTGCGCGCCCCATCGGCGTGCTCAACCTCGAAGACGAGCATGGCGGCGACGAAAAGCTAATCTGCGTGCCGGTCGACACGACCTTCCCCTATTACTCGGACGTGGGCGAAACGAAGGACCTTCCCTCGATCATCTTCCAGCAGATCGAGCACTTCTTCACCCACTACAAGGATCTGGAAGCCGAAAAATGGGTCCGCGTCGGCGAATGGGGCGATGCCGCGGAAGCCAAGCGGATCGTGCTGGAAAGCATCGAGCGCGCCAAGCAATAA